Genomic DNA from Alkalihalobacterium alkalinitrilicum:
ACCAACACTAGGTGGCTTTATTGTTGATAATATGGATTGGTCATGGGTATTTTGGATTTTCATTCCAGTTGGAGTGATTAGTTTTTTTATGATTTTAAAGTTGTATCCTCAATCTGAACGGAAAGAAAAAGAAAAAATTGATTTTTTAGGTTCTTTTGTCTTGTCTATTGTCATTATTTCATTACTTTTGGCGTTTAGTTGGGCTGGTAGACAATATGCTTGGACCTCTCTAGAAATTATGGGCTTATTTAGTATTTCGGCTTTAGCTTTCCTGCTATTTATCTATATTGAAAGTAAAGTCAAAAGTCCAGTAGTCCCTCTTTATTTATTTAAAAACAAAGTTGTTTCAATTTCAACTATTGTTTCGTTCTTATCTGGGGTTGGAATGTTTGGAGTCATTATGTATGTACCATTTTATGTTCAAGGTGTATTAGGACGTACGGCAACCACTTCAGGGTTAGTCGAGATGGTCATGACGATTTCAATGGTTTCATTTAGTGCGCTTTCTGGGCAAATCATTACGAAAACAGGTAAATATAAAAAATTAGCCTTAGTTGGCTTTTGCATTATGGCCATCGGTTTTATGCTCAATGCAACGTTAACTCCAGATGCTTCGATAACAAAGCTGCTTATTCATTTAATTATTACTGGGGTTGGTTTAGGTTTGACTATGCCCATTTTCACGTTAACGGTTCAAAATGCAGTTGAACATAAATATTTAGGCGTAGCTACTGCAACATCTCAATTATGCCGTCAACTTGGTGGAACAGTCGGTGTTGCGGTCATGGGGTATATTATGAGTACGAAAATGACTCGACAAATTAAAGCAGAACAAGAATTCCAACAGAACCAAGGCCAGTTTGGAACTGAGTTGCAAAATCCTGAACTATTAATGGATCCATACGCTATTCAAAATATTAGAATGGATATGCCAGAACAAATGCAACCGATGTTTGATCAATTTGTTATAGCATTAAGGGAAGCACTAAATTTTGGATTGACACAAGTGTTTTTATTTAGTGGGATCGTAATATTGTCTGCTTTTGTTGTAACTTTATTTCTAAAAGAAATTCCGCTACGTACATCAAATGAACCGACAGAAAAACAGAAAGATTTGGCTTAAAGGAAACTTCACTCAGTTGGAGTCTTAG
This window encodes:
- a CDS encoding MDR family MFS transporter — translated: MRKKTTIMIAVMAVMLFAALNMTIVGTSLPKIVADIGGMEFFNWAFMIYMLCSSITAILVGKLSDIYGRKVFILTGICFFIVGSVLCGFSTSIIQLIIFRGIQGFGGGMIMSSAFTTVGDLFSARERGRWQGLMGGVFGVSSLFGPTLGGFIVDNMDWSWVFWIFIPVGVISFFMILKLYPQSERKEKEKIDFLGSFVLSIVIISLLLAFSWAGRQYAWTSLEIMGLFSISALAFLLFIYIESKVKSPVVPLYLFKNKVVSISTIVSFLSGVGMFGVIMYVPFYVQGVLGRTATTSGLVEMVMTISMVSFSALSGQIITKTGKYKKLALVGFCIMAIGFMLNATLTPDASITKLLIHLIITGVGLGLTMPIFTLTVQNAVEHKYLGVATATSQLCRQLGGTVGVAVMGYIMSTKMTRQIKAEQEFQQNQGQFGTELQNPELLMDPYAIQNIRMDMPEQMQPMFDQFVIALREALNFGLTQVFLFSGIVILSAFVVTLFLKEIPLRTSNEPTEKQKDLA